One region of Paenibacillus polymyxa M1 genomic DNA includes:
- a CDS encoding alkaline phosphatase family protein, producing MGIKYKITIVLVLSLSLLIVGCRADSSQQLNQQSIKSHIPVNNKAKPVIFIMIDSLMDKPLQDAIQEGRAPAMQYLLHQGKYFPHVVSSFPTMSVTIDSTLLTGTYADQHHVPGLVWYSDSRKRMIFYGNGAKEALKIDQLQVFLDAIYQLNQVHLNKKTKTIHEELADKGEESASINAIVFRGRTKHALKVPDFIANSSRVPEKMIVTGPKWLSYAALAQLNPKNSWNTPVWKKFGMNNEFSAKDTAFLISQKKLPDVTIAYFPENDNLAHRKGPTQLKGIEKADQALQAVLNAYGSWEEAVNSAIWIVMGDSAQSAVYDDRQAATVDLRSLLSHYRIAKLNQPVRSDDQIVIAANERMAYIYAINDNVELSDVVKSLQKENKLDIIAMKDGTNHIHVTKGKKGKLFSYRPGGKYMDEYGQSWTLSGEEDLVDITVNNNRIKYGKYPDILARLHGAMNSHEGRYVVVTVQPGYELVSESSPTHIGGGAHGSLHEKDSLVPLIISGTNTRPKTLRIVDIKDWILQLVNK from the coding sequence ATGGGAATAAAGTATAAAATCACGATTGTACTAGTGCTAAGTTTAAGTTTACTAATCGTCGGTTGCAGGGCGGACTCCAGTCAACAGCTAAATCAACAAAGCATCAAGTCCCATATCCCAGTGAATAATAAGGCCAAACCGGTCATATTCATCATGATTGATTCTTTAATGGATAAGCCTTTGCAGGATGCGATTCAAGAAGGCCGTGCTCCGGCAATGCAATATCTCCTTCATCAAGGGAAATATTTCCCACATGTAGTGAGTTCATTTCCCACGATGTCTGTGACCATCGACAGTACCTTATTAACGGGGACGTATGCAGACCAACATCATGTGCCCGGACTTGTGTGGTACAGCGACTCAAGGAAACGCATGATTTTCTACGGAAATGGTGCCAAGGAAGCCCTAAAGATAGACCAACTGCAAGTATTTTTAGATGCCATTTACCAATTAAACCAAGTTCATCTGAACAAAAAAACAAAAACCATCCATGAGGAATTGGCTGACAAAGGGGAAGAATCCGCGTCCATCAATGCTATTGTTTTTAGAGGAAGAACGAAACATGCCCTCAAAGTACCTGACTTCATAGCGAATAGCAGTAGAGTACCAGAAAAAATGATAGTCACAGGACCTAAATGGTTATCCTATGCAGCTCTGGCACAATTGAATCCGAAAAATAGCTGGAACACTCCTGTGTGGAAAAAATTTGGGATGAACAACGAATTTTCCGCAAAGGATACCGCTTTTTTAATCAGCCAGAAAAAACTTCCAGATGTAACTATCGCCTACTTCCCAGAGAATGATAATTTGGCGCATAGAAAGGGTCCCACTCAACTAAAGGGAATTGAAAAAGCGGACCAAGCACTGCAAGCTGTGTTGAACGCATACGGTTCGTGGGAAGAGGCTGTAAACAGTGCGATATGGATTGTCATGGGCGACAGTGCGCAAAGCGCTGTATATGATGATCGACAGGCAGCGACTGTTGATTTAAGGTCTCTTTTAAGCCATTACCGTATTGCAAAATTAAATCAACCCGTAAGAAGTGATGACCAGATCGTGATTGCCGCTAATGAACGGATGGCCTATATCTATGCAATAAACGATAACGTAGAGTTATCCGATGTGGTGAAGTCTTTACAAAAGGAGAACAAGCTCGACATTATCGCTATGAAAGATGGTACAAACCATATTCATGTTACAAAAGGCAAAAAGGGTAAATTGTTTTCTTATCGTCCCGGTGGAAAATATATGGATGAATATGGACAATCGTGGACATTATCGGGCGAAGAGGACCTTGTGGATATTACGGTAAATAATAACCGGATCAAATATGGAAAATATCCAGATATTTTGGCGAGGCTACACGGGGCAATGAATTCGCATGAGGGAAGATATGTTGTCGTCACGGTCCAACCGGGATACGAACTCGTCAGCGAAAGTTCCCCTACCCACATCGGAGGGGGAGCCCATGGATCGCTGCACGAAAAAGATTCCCTTGTTCCACTAATTATTTCTGGAACGAATACACGGCCCAAAACTCTGCGAATTGTAGATATAAAAGATTGGATTCTGCAATTGGTGAACAAATAA